The DNA region TCTAACTGTAGTTTTATACTGTTTTATGAATGACGATATGATTAAGAACAATACCGATACTGTACTGTTTAAATATGTTAACAGAGATGATGTTTATTTTATGGTAGTTTTTATTTTGGATTTTTTATAAGTTTGTTGCCAAATTAGGATAAATACTAATCTTCTTCTATACAAGTTTTAGCTTACAttctatcttttttttttttggtcgaAACCGTTCAATTCATttcaatataaatgttttttatatatttacaaatgacaataaatttacTTACGCAAGTGCTGCAAATTCATTCATTCCGGAcaaagtaattaataataatgtttacgtaatatttttttttagaaaattctgtaataatattaacatactAAACAATATATACATAAGTTAACCCAACAATttcaacaaataattaaataaattaaatttgataacCATTGTATAGTGCTGAGTATACAATGTAGTCTCTACCAcgataatttcatttcatttatttcgtcaaTACAGATAAACATAACAAAACCATTGACGGtaacaggattaaacaaaagtgAAAAAGAACTTATTTACTGTACAATTTTCTCCGCCGTCACAGGTAATAAAAAACAGTTGTACAGTcatgttttataaatataataaggtTTCAGTTTAATATCTCAGAATCAAGGTATTTTGTGTAAGGCATAAATAGCATTCTTGCCAGTGTAAAGAATTTGCTTTGTTTATGTCAAATTTATAGTTGTAATTTTCTGATTggtacagtattgttttatacacgGAGCCGTACACGTCCAATTTGTAAACTTTATCTATTCACTATTCAATATTAAATGTTTGTCCTTAACTAAAATGCTCTACAGCCTGTTTGCTCTTTCGTTTCTCGTTCTGATGTTTGTTAGTAAGTCATTCTGCGCATGCTGAGAAACATGAAACTCTATCATGACTTTTAGACTCGACTCGACTTATAGCCGGGTTCTGAAACGACTATTTAGTATTCCATATTAAATGTTCGGCAGCAACTAAAACGGTTTACAGTCCGTTTGCCCTTGTAGACGTTCTCATGCGAGTAATAAGTCATTCTGCGCATGCTCAGAAACATATGAAACTCTAGCATGACTATTGGACTGGATAGCTATGTAGCCCCGTTGTGAAACGACAGGTTAATTACCTCTGTAAACTAGAACAAAAGCGCGTTTGTGTTAGATTTGATGTGTGTGTGTTCTATCTTTGTTGGCCTTTTATCCGCCGCTGCAATACATGAATAGATTAAGGTAAAATTAAACGTGTTATCTTTTATCTGTTATCTAAAATCCAATGCGGTATCTCAATCTGAATTAACGGCTAAATTGTCGTTTAACATAAGCGTAAGCGTAAGCGTAAAACCAATGCGGTATTTCAATGCGGATAAATGGCTAAATTATTGTTTAACACCGGCGTAAAATCCAATGCGGTATCTCAATGCGGATTAACTGCTAAATCAAGTTGCTTTTGTCTAATATATTCTGTATACGGCTGCTCCCACCATCCTAACCGGCGGCACGCTAAATCCATTTGTCCAAATGCATCTCTCTTGAATTGAAAATCGCGAAATAATCGTCCATCGACTCTTTTATCTGTGCATTTTTCTTCCCAAAATTGTTTTCGTTGTTTAAATATCTCCAACTCTTTTTCCATGCGTTCGTTGCCGAATGCTTGCACACGCCTCCAAAACGTCCGATTAAAATGATCGAATAGGAGCACGTCTCCTTTATTCCATTTCCGAATCCGATGTTTTTCAGGTTCGGTTAATTCTCGTATTCTCTGTTTATTTCGTACGACTTTTGGTAAATACACAATATCGTCGTAATCCCAACACATTAAATCTTTAAGCAAAATCATAGATTCATCAAAATAATCCGATATTAATACTAAATCGATATCCTGATCCAGTGACGTTATCCTCTGTTTAATCTTATCTTCGTTGAATTTATCACGCATGCGTGTTAACCCAAAATCGTGCATCATGGGACATTTATTCGGACCGTACGTATAGTTGATGTTGGATGGATCGTTCTCGGCTCGTCTTATGAACTCCATTAGCGGATTATCATACTGGTCAAGCCCAAGTTTGTGACTGGACCCGTAGTAATCGAAAGTGGATTCGAAATTCTTAACTGGAGATCGCACAATAGAAACAAATGATGTATCTGTTGCCATGACAGCTTGCATTTCTGAAAATTAGTAGAACTAGTTTAGAAAACATTAAAATTCataactgttttatttattgcttTAATGGTATCATTTTGATCACTCATAGCTAAGGTCATTATGACaatttataaatgatatttaaatataacaCAGAGGTTATACTGTACTACGTCTTAGGCTTAGTCATTTCGCCGTgtgcgatatttcttttcgtacataagttggggacccctcatgaaacgtcacaaataaacatgaatattcattagtcatgtccataaggtgtgacgtaagaattgcTACAGTTTGCTCAAGCAAACGCGTGCATTCCGTCGAGTCGAGTGGATTAAACTAGGCCTATGGACTTTGtatgtcgatgtatggggttcgaatctcatgagcaacttctttttactttatagtgagagagagattacATAGAGGGTTAGATTTAGTAGtttggctatctttcacataagtTGGTTTCATTTAGCCAATTGTCGCTAAGTTTTATGGACTGGTCATTAACTTACTTACTGCGGGTAAATAACTAAATGGCCATCTCGTAACCAGGACGATGAAAATACATTGAGTTCATTTACCTTGTTTATTGAAGACAGCATGATGGCAAAATATATCGTACTGCTGTATACCAGGTATGTGCATCACAAACTCGCGTTTGAACCGGCGCGTGTAGTCGAAGACGTGTCGGTAGTAAAACGCGTTTTCGTTTGGAAGTGCGAACGTTAAATTGCGTTTATCACCGAAACGCAGTAGTATATTTTGCAACGTAGAACTGGCGCATTTGTGCGTCTTTTGAAATAGTATGCTTGTCCTAGGTTTACATCTGTTACTGTTAGGGGAGTTCTGATTCTTTTCTTGCGGCGGTACCTAAAATATGGAAAATAGAaagctatcaaactttaaacaatgtgacgtgcccatgatgatgtcgtatcactaccatatttaggcacatcacactttttttgtcaaaactagtttgatagtgtagacagagctttagagagtTCTCAATACAAGCAAATCAAGAATAGAAAACGCCATCAATGTTTCGACGTTCTTGTGTTGTGCTTTTTACAAATATCATAAATGAATAACAGTTCATGATATGAGGGAAATGCTACTTATAAAAGATCGCAATGTGATAGGTCACATTGTGAAAGGATCCCACGGGTATGGACTGTGTAATTGTGTTTATGTAATTTGTAAAACATTTTGTCTGCTGACACGCAGAGATCTTTGTGTCATAGAATCATGGAAAAGTATGAATCAATCTTCTACAATTACATTCATATGCTTTTAAGACTGGAGATTACTATCATCTGACCATAACAATCTAACAACAgaacactgagctcgccttgacAAGATatgaactcgtaacagtcctttgatcttttgtctggctgcgacaaataccaacagtactgtactgtactgcctGGTACATAATGACACATTATTCTCCGCGGCGCACGATGTCTGTTAAAAATGGGTGTGGAattgatcgtgtcgcagccacagaccAACCCTCTGATCTCCTGAGCTCAGAATCCTCTTGTTCGATTGCCTTGATCTGATGACCAAATAGAAAAATCTTGCTATGAACAGTTTGGTTTTCGATAATTTTGTTGTGGCGTTATTATGGACAcagagctcgccttgccaagataggcattcgtaacagtaggcctactgtaactaTGTTAAAATGGGCGTGGAACTGTTTCGCAGTCACAGATACATCCTTTGATCTCctgagctcagcatcctgttttTCCATTGCCGCCTTGATCTGACTGAGTAAATACATACATCTCTATGAAAAGTTTGATTTACGATGATTTTTGTGGCGTTATATGGGCACGTAACttacattttcatttataatcttAACAAGTCGATTAATTTCTTCTTCTAACTTTAGTATTGGCTGTGACCCCGGCTGTGACCTACAAAAACATAAAGGAaataatctaaagctctgtctacactatcaaactgtatgtgaaaaaaaattaccCATAGAtagacatcatatcactaccatctttgGGCATATCAGTACAATATTTGGCTCATCaaactgtttttgtcaaactattttgatagtgtagacagagtttaattgattttgttatatatattatgttagtatgattaataaaaatattgtttctaTTTTGTACTTATAAGTACTATTTCTTTATATTTCAAACCAttaaattgtttcatttaaagCAATTACCATGAAATGTGATTCAACTACATTGTCTATGGAACGGAAATGGTGCAATTAACACTTCGCTTAGTagaatattaatataaacaGAATACTACCTTTCTTGGCATTCCTGGTTGTGTCCAGGGTGGTTTAGATGTAACGATATTAACATATAGAAGATAATGGTGATTAACAACCCAATCCAAAAAAGCTTTTGTTTCATCTTCGTTTTAGCTTCAGTTCTACGaatatcataatttaatttctatttGAGAAAAAGGAAATTGAGAGGAAATTAACCATCatcaaaaattaataataatgattttcgAATATTCAAACGACGTTTTACTTAATTTAATACTGACCCACCGGcttatgatattattattattggcctACATAaccattttgtaaataattgtcAGTGACACCACCACAAAGAGACAACCAATCCAATTGGAGTGAATAGGACCATGGACCTGTAAAAATGTTCATGGTGCAACAACGAGTAGGGCgttactagtccacacaaacacatcCACTATCGCACACAACCACTgtgcaattgggactggaccgttttcagaggtgtttaccacctgttggtcccccGATCCTtcaataaagcgtggttcccactagcgacgtaacgtaacgcaaacgacgcaacgtaagaaaatgcctttccaataattgtgtttgcccccgcctgcgtgaaatcaaacctacgatgtttgcagcactattgcgtcgtcggttttTCACTACATGTGATTACgaaatacagcactttgcgtcgatacgtcgctgtgttacgttgcgttctagtgggaaccaagcttaacggtgttagtgagaagttgaataagtgaaaattaaaaatctCGATTAAGTGATGAGACACTAACTGATTGGAATCTTTACTGGCAAAATGTAGAAAGCGACAGAGGGCTTTCTATTTTTAACGTTGAAGATGCTAACAAACTCGAGATTTTCAAAATTTTCGTGACGTCACCAATATATCGATTCtttttcctgaaaatcaataggcattgTCTAATGGTTTAAGCGGTTTGCAGAAAGAATCATGACTTCCATCCGTCTTGAAAATTACGATATAGGACTTCATACTTGTATACTTGTATAGACAAAAGTATTTTGCCAATAAAATTTAGGGAAAGTTACGAATGGCAAAATTACGACTAacgctctatctacactatcaaactctatgtgacaaGAAAAATGTGATAtccccatatatggacacgatgatgtcatatcactaccgtatttgggcatatcactaccatatttgggcacatcacacttgttgtcaaactagtttatatAGTCTTTCGTGGCATCCTCACTGAACCCTTATCGTACATTTGCATACATTTCTACTCTATTCATTATCACTAATACTAATCCTAGATACAATCATGACATGACgaaatgacgtcatcatgtttcAATACCTTCGTTGAAAAATTATTTTCGATGATTACTAATTCTACACCATCGTAACATCATCGAtgcaatagtaggcctactcttaatgtcatattttaacaatttattttctttcgatgcaatattaggcctactctttatgtcatattttaacaatttattttctttgaacaaattaaaattttctAATAAATTCCAGGTTCTGCTGCGGATATTAACAGAATCGATTTTACATTTGATTTCATGAATTATGACTGAATTAGAAGCCGTctaaaataacatgataaatgattATGTTATAGGCGTTATTGTAATAGAGGCTTAGTAACACACAGGATACACCCATTTAAAGTGACCCAATTAgagattaaaataatattaattattattaaaatatgatttctTTTTGTGAGGAAATCTTTTCCAAACTATAGGATTAAGAAACTAGATTTACAAATAACAGTACTTACCTAGCATAGTTCATTGCCTGCAATGTACACGATATTCAACCTTTTCCAACGATGTCATATCTTGACTCTTTGCTTGGGaatattttggttttaaaaatcAGGTTTCCTTCTGTATGAATCACAGAGTCGAGCAGAGGAAACAGCTTGTTAGTACAACTTTCGTGAAAGCAGACGATAAGTACCTTACTATGACATCATAGTTCAGAGAGCACTGATTTGTCAGTTGTTAGGCCTACACTTCTTGTGTTGAAATTATTAAGAACTATCGAAGAGTCGCCTTCCGCGCGGCCATCGGTATACGTTTGTGTCGTGGCGATGGCTACTCTGTTATCTGCAGTAGTGTTGTATATTCCAATTGAATGGATTGGTGGTGAAAAGCAAGATGAAAACAAGAACTTTCCTTATACCACCTTGttgtaatttattgtacaaATATGATGAAAACACATACGGTAGcttataaatgttattgaagTACCCTCGTTATTCACGCCATCAGTGTGCCAAAAGCTAGATCTTTTATCCcagatttttaataataattccgCATTTCGTACGTTTTATACTCATTTATTAAActcatattttaataacaaattaatatgAAAACACATACGGTAGCTTAATGTTATTGAAGTACCCCCGTTATTCACGCCATCAATGTGCCAAAAGCTATAGtaatatcattaaaatgttcTCAGTTAGATCTTTTGTcccatatttttaataatatttccgCATCTCGTACGTTTTATACTCATTTATTAAAgccatattttaataatgaaacgTCTGATATTAAAGGTACTTTAGTTTCTCGTGTTATTAATTCTGTTTGCACCGACAACTTTTAACTtattaaatctattttttaGGTTAATTATTGTTAAGAAAGTTAAGTCGcactataaaaataattttgtattgaccACGTACTTGTGACAGTGTGAAATTCTTTAATAACGATTTAGATAGCATTTACAGGTTATTGTTGccatttaaaatatgtttaggcctatatggtTATATTGATTTAGGCACTTCTCCTTCTGGaggttttatgaaataaataagcttaaaataaacaaaatatataatgtagtaaaataatactgtatgcctaataaataaatgcacTAGCAAACACACTGTATCGTTCGAATGCGacaggctaggcctacataatcCTGGCGGGTAAACAGACGATCGGACCCACGGACGGTCGGGCCCACGGACGATCGGGCCCACGGACGATTGGACCCACGGACGATCGGGCCCACGGACGATCGGATCCATCATACACTTTTTGCTGGTGTATCACTTTGAATcaaatccataaaaaaaattattcgaTGTGAAACATGAGTCTTTGGTATAGTGTTTGACGTCACTACGAACATACATCGTTAAACGCGCGCGTACACGTACATTGATCATTGATTGTAAGGGCACATGCATGTCAACAACAAAGGACCGtagttattgatttttttaaacgaTTAATTATCAATTACAGGATGATCATCTAAGGAAATATCGCATTAATTTGGTTGTCAGCACCAGTTTACGTTAAACAAAGAGTGACATCCGTTCTACAAACAAGACATCAATCTTAGGGCTTAGAGAGAGGcgttataatataaatatagtggTTGGTGAAACCCCTTCGAAGCAGCTGAGGGAATTAGGAATTGTCTCAAGTAGTCCTCCGCCTACCGGTTTCTGGCCGATAAAAATCAGGACGATTCAATCGGGCAaaacaataaatgtaaaaatctaTATTTAGTTGTAATTATAGTTTAACGTGAAAGGTCATGCCCCTTTGGAAAATACAGATTATTGTTTATTGCTGGTCCAAGAAATATAAAACACGTGGGCAATAAACTACCGCAAACTTTATTTCTACACACAAGTCATTCTTTCATTCAAAACATCATCACTTATAAGTTCATATTTAGAATTATTGAAATATAGAAACTGTTGGTTACCTAAATCACTGTAATTCatacatatatttataataatatagccACTTGTTCTTGAGCTATGGAGAATTTTGTACTCTGTATtattttttccgaaataaaaagatgaaatgaaattaaatgagtACGTACCATTCAGGAACTTTAAATGCTAACTCAGTGGCTTGATTTTATTTGTGAATAACGTTTGTGAATCACGTTTGTTAATAACGTTTGTGAATCACGTTTGTGAATAACGTTTGTGAATAATGTTTGTGAATAACGTTTGTGAATAACTTtcttacttgtttacttgtttccggaACTCAGCATTTGCTGAGTCCGGAGTCGAGGCTAGACTATGCCTCCTATAAGCCCCTCTTGAAAATAACATCAAAAACGTTTGTGAATCACGTTTTTTGTCACAAACGTGACACGATACAACATATTAAATGGCTATCCTGATTTGTATTATGTATAATAATTGtgatgttattattgttattagaaATTCGAACAAAGTTAATCAATAAATCATTCCCACTGGCTGCAAGAACACAATGGGAacacaattttgtatttaaagctctgtctacactatcaactagtatgacaaaagtgtgatgtgcccaaatatggtagtgatatgccaaatacggtagtgatatgacatcatccattcatatatgggcacgtaacatttgtttataaatgatggtgtagacagagcttcattGATTGATTGGCAGTTAAACTCCTGTTAATTATCTATAGTAGTAATATTGAACATTACACGTTGTTTTTGACGTATGTATCTCGTATAAAACACTTCCAGTCTAGTCATTCTCCAGCATGGCGATCCTTCTTCCATTTTACCATTTGATTTTACACCAACAAAATAACGGGAGATATTAATGCCATTTGTACATTTTTCTTTCCAAAACTCTTTTCTTTCTCTGAATTGTTTTAATTCTTTCCGCATTCGATCTCGTCCGAATTCCTCTATTTCCCGCCACAAAGATTGGTTGAAATAATCGAATAGTTTTACGTCACcgaaattccatttttttattCGATCAGCTAAACTATCATCAATGATGTTTCTACTTTCGTTTTTACGAACAAGTTGAGGAAAATAAACAATATCGTCAAAATCCCAACATAatctttcttttaaaataatcaagGACTCGTCAAAATGATCCGTAATGACTGCAAATTGCATTGACGATTTAACATTGTTAATTATTGAATCTATCACTGATTCGTTTCCTTTGTCTTTCAGCCCAAATGCATTTAACATTGGGTTTCGTTTCTTAACATATTTCGCATTTGATGGGTCTGCTTTCTCGGCTCTGTTTATGAACTCTAGTAAAGGGTTGGTGTAGTTGAGTAGGTCCAAATGCTTTGCATATCCGAAGTATGAAAACGTTGACTCAAACACTCGAACCGGACTTCGAATAACCGTCATAATGAGGGCGCCATCGTACACAATGTTCTTAAATGCTAAAGGTAAACGcaacaaatatacatttattttatttcttttattttaatgttgaaataaacatgttaataatatcaatatcaacatttattatataggAACCGTTTGTTTTTACGACTCACCACTAGTACGCACCTATTAAGTCTACGCATGTATTTGGAAGTACGCTAAATGAATTTTTGACTTGTGGCACGTCGTGAATGTAACATCATACATTGAGGAGCTATACTATAGGACATTGTTGAAGTTGAAGTAAGGATACTAAATATCGTCTAATAAAACTGTTGATTGTTTAAATCCTATTTGGTGAACGGTTCGTTTTAGTTgagtgcaaacgcgactctacagttcactatgtcggtcggttggtcggtcggtaaacactaactcaaatttgcgcacgcgactacAGCATAACTAatgctttgtctacactatcaaactagtttgacggaaaaagtttgatgtgcccaaaagcggtagtgatatgacattatcatgtccatatatgggcacatttttttgtcacatattgtttgatagtgtaaaacTATCAAGCGTTAAAGATATTACAAGAAACTTACCTGTTTCGTTGTATATACAGTGGTGACATAGCATATTATATCTTGGAACAGGCAACTCTTCAACAAATTCCGTTATCAGTGGTCTGCTCAGGGTGTACATGTGGTCGTATTGATTGTTGCCAATTTTTGGAAGAGCAAACGTCAAGTTGTGTTGGTCACCATATCGCAGAAGTATGTTTTGCATGGTAGAGCTTCCACATTTGTGAGTTTTAAGAAATGCGATGTTCTTTCTTGGTGTacatttttctgtcacataCTCTGCCAAAACACGCTGGGTGTTAATGCCTTTTGGTGTTGTTTGGTCAGTTAAGGTTGGTGTGATTTGGCCAGTAGTGTTGGAACCGTGTGTGCCTTGGTCAGCAGGGTTGGAACCGTGTGTGCCTTGGTCAGCAGTGTTGGAACCGTGTGTTACTTGGTCAGCAGTGCTGAAGATGTGTGTGACTCCAGTAGTATTTGAGTCATGTGTGCCTTGACCAGCATTGATGCTGAAGCCGCGTATCACTTGGTCAGTAGAACTGAAGCTGTGTGTGCCTTGTTCATTAGAGCTAGGACCTGGCCTGTACGTTGTATGGTGTGTTGAACTTTGTGCCTCCGCTTGTAATCTTGCAACCGAGACATTCGGCGCTGAATATTCCCAAAGTCgatttaaaatactaaaa from Antedon mediterranea chromosome 2, ecAntMedi1.1, whole genome shotgun sequence includes:
- the LOC140040976 gene encoding galactosylceramide sulfotransferase-like, translating into MKQKLFWIGLLITIIFYMLISLHLNHPGHNQECQERSQPGSQPILKLEEEINRLVKIINENVPPQEKNQNSPNSNRCKPRTSILFQKTHKCASSTLQNILLRFGDKRNLTFALPNENAFYYRHVFDYTRRFKREFVMHIPGIQQYDIFCHHAVFNKQEMQAVMATDTSFVSIVRSPVKNFESTFDYYGSSHKLGLDQYDNPLMEFIRRAENDPSNINYTYGPNKCPMMHDFGLTRMRDKFNEDKIKQRITSLDQDIDLVLISDYFDESMILLKDLMCWDYDDIVYLPKVVRNKQRIRELTEPEKHRIRKWNKGDVLLFDHFNRTFWRRVQAFGNERMEKELEIFKQRKQFWEEKCTDKRVDGRLFRDFQFKRDAFGQMDLACRRLGWWEQPYTEYIRQKQLDLAVNPH
- the LOC140039437 gene encoding galactosylceramide sulfotransferase-like gives rise to the protein MATLAYYYRNVLLVSLFITGCSWILWSKSPFDDDRSILNRLWEYSAPNVSVARLQAEAQSSTHHTTYRPGPSSNEQGTHSFSSTDQVIRGFSINAGQGTHDSNTTGVTHIFSTADQVTHGSNTADQGTHGSNPADQGTHGSNTTGQITPTLTDQTTPKGINTQRVLAEYVTEKCTPRKNIAFLKTHKCGSSTMQNILLRYGDQHNLTFALPKIGNNQYDHMYTLSRPLITEFVEELPVPRYNMLCHHCIYNETAFKNIVYDGALIMTVIRSPVRVFESTFSYFGYAKHLDLLNYTNPLLEFINRAEKADPSNAKYVKKRNPMLNAFGLKDKGNESVIDSIINNVKSSMQFAVITDHFDESLIILKERLCWDFDDIVYFPQLVRKNESRNIIDDSLADRIKKWNFGDVKLFDYFNQSLWREIEEFGRDRMRKELKQFRERKEFWKEKCTNGINISRYFVGVKSNGKMEEGSPCWRMTRLEVFYTRYIRQKQRVMFNITTIDN